The following proteins come from a genomic window of Aphelocoma coerulescens isolate FSJ_1873_10779 chromosome 18, UR_Acoe_1.0, whole genome shotgun sequence:
- the WIPI1 gene encoding WD repeat domain phosphoinositide-interacting protein 1 → MEAAAEAPAALSCFSYNQDCTSLAIGTTTGYRLFSLSSVEQLDQVHESNEIPDVYIVERLFSSSLVVVVSHAKPQQMNVYHFKKGTEICNYSYSSHILSIRLNRQRLVVCLEESIYIHNIKDMKLLKTILDTPPNATGLCALSINHANSYLAYPGSATSGEIALYDGNTLKTACTIPAHDGPLAALAFNSTGSKLASASEKGTVIRVFSIPGGQKLYEFRRGMKRYVNISSLVFSMDSQFLCASSNTETVHIFKLEHLTDSRPEEPPTWSGYMGKMFQAATNYLPAQVSGMMSQDRAFATVRLNISGQRNICALSTIQKLPRLLVTTSDGHLYIYNLDPQDGGECVLIKNHSLLGSGKMEENKENDLQPPVPQSYAATVARQSTVPSTSTMPGYSEDGGALRGEVIPEHEFATGPVCLDDENEFPPIILCRGGQPGKAKRS, encoded by the exons CTCCCTGGCAATTGGAACCACAACTGGATACAGACTTTTCTCCTTAAGTTCTGTGGAGCAACTGGACCAGGTCCATGAAAGCA ATGAAATCCCAGATGTTTACATCGTGGAGCGCCTGTTCTCCAGCAGCCTTGTGGTTGTGGTCAGCCATGCCAAGCCACAGCAAATGAATGTCTACCACTTCAAGAAAGGGACAGAGATCTGCAACTACAGCTATTCCAGTCACATCCTGTCCATCCGGCTGAACCGGCAG AGGCTGGTGGTCTGCCTGGAAGAGTCGATTTACATCCATAACATCAAGGACATGAAGCTTTTGAAGACTATTTTGGACACACCTCCCAACGCGACAG GTCTGTGTGCTCTCTCCATCAACCACGCCAACTCCTACTTGGCTTATCCCGGCAGCGCGACCAGCGGAGAGATCGCGCTTTACGACGGAAATACTTTG AAAACCGCCTGCACCATTCCTGCCCACGACGGGCCTCTGGCTGCTCTCGCCTTCAACTCCACCGGCTCCAAGTTGGCCAGTGCTTCTGAAAAA GGCACAGTCATCCGTGTATTTTCCATTCCTGGGGGGCAAAAACTCTATGAATTCCGGCGAGGGATGAAAAG ATATGTGAACATCAGCTCCCTGGTGTTCAGCATGGATTCCCAGTTCCTCTGTGCTTCCAGCAACACGGAGACCGTGCACATCTTCAAACTGGAGCATCTCACAGACAG CCGGCCAGAGGAGCCTCCAACCTGGAGTGGTTACATGGGAAAGATGTTCCAGGCTGCTACCAACTACCTCCCTGCCCAGGTGTCGGGCATGATGAGCCAGGACCGAGCCTTTGCCACCGTCCGGCTGAACATCTCCGGACAAAGGAACATCTGTGCCCTCTCCAC GATTCAGAAGCTGCCTCGGCTGTTGGTGACGACATCAGATGGACATCTCTACATCTATAACCTGGACCCGCAGGATGGAGGGGAGTGTGTCTTAATTAAGAATCACAG TCTGCTTGGCTCAGGAAAGATGGAGGAGAACAAAGAAAATGACCTTCAGCCTCCAGTACCTCAATCTTATGCAGCAACTGTAGCCAGACAAAGTACAGTGCCTTCAACTTCAACCATGCCAG GTTACTCGGAGGACGGCGGAGCCCTGCGGGGGGAGGTTATCCCGGAGCATGAGTTTGCAACTGGCCCAGTCTGTCTGGACGATGAGAATGAGTTTCCTCCT